Proteins encoded together in one Candidatus Paceibacterota bacterium window:
- the murA gene encoding UDP-N-acetylglucosamine 1-carboxyvinyltransferase translates to METDYFVIQGKTPFAGEIEVRGCKNAATPIIAATLLTSEPCYIKNLPLVEDIFRMLELIETLGAKVDWVSEREVKIQAKDVDPAKVREDLVMALRSSVFLLGPLLSRFKKTSIPKPGGCVIGSRPIDVHLEAFMQLGAGVETEGGKYTLFAEKLNAGEVVLQEFSVTATENILMTSALLPGKTIIKIAAIEPHVKDLCDVLSKMGAKIKWLEDHKIEITGQKNLRGFSHSVIYDSVEAGSFLIMAGLVNNHRILKGKDFAGKIIIKNVPLWTLDLVVEKLKEFGIRIQKVNEKKGLSDVEVESSKELLPVPKVQVLPYPGIPTDLQCAFGVLATQAPGDTLIHDPLYEGRLRYLNELNRMGADIAVLDPHRAIVRGQVTLKGTKMKNYDLRSGAALLIAALIAEGESTIDNIYQIDRGYEKIEERLKKVGADIKRIEINKK, encoded by the coding sequence ATGGAAACCGATTATTTCGTTATCCAGGGGAAAACACCTTTTGCTGGTGAGATTGAAGTAAGGGGATGTAAAAATGCTGCAACTCCAATAATTGCAGCCACACTTTTAACTTCAGAACCCTGTTATATTAAAAATTTACCCCTTGTAGAGGATATTTTTCGAATGTTAGAGCTTATAGAGACTCTTGGTGCAAAAGTAGATTGGGTATCTGAGAGAGAAGTAAAAATACAGGCAAAAGACGTTGATCCCGCAAAAGTAAGAGAGGATTTGGTTATGGCCCTTCGGTCTTCGGTTTTTCTTTTAGGACCTTTACTTTCAAGGTTTAAAAAAACAAGTATTCCAAAACCGGGTGGATGCGTAATAGGATCTCGCCCGATTGATGTTCATTTGGAAGCTTTTATGCAGCTTGGCGCTGGTGTTGAAACAGAAGGGGGTAAGTATACTCTTTTCGCAGAAAAACTAAATGCGGGCGAGGTAGTTTTGCAAGAATTTAGTGTTACCGCAACTGAAAATATTTTAATGACATCAGCTCTTTTGCCCGGCAAGACAATAATTAAGATCGCTGCGATAGAACCCCATGTGAAAGATCTTTGCGATGTTCTTTCAAAAATGGGGGCAAAAATCAAATGGCTTGAAGACCATAAAATAGAAATAACTGGACAAAAAAATTTAAGAGGTTTTTCTCATTCTGTAATTTATGATTCTGTAGAAGCTGGTTCTTTTCTTATAATGGCAGGACTTGTAAATAATCATAGGATTTTGAAGGGTAAAGATTTTGCAGGGAAAATAATAATAAAAAATGTGCCGCTTTGGACACTAGACCTTGTTGTTGAAAAACTTAAAGAATTTGGTATAAGGATTCAGAAGGTGAACGAGAAGAAAGGATTAAGTGATGTTGAAGTAGAATCCTCAAAAGAGTTATTGCCTGTTCCAAAAGTTCAGGTATTGCCATATCCTGGTATTCCAACTGATTTACAATGTGCTTTTGGGGTTCTGGCAACACAGGCACCAGGTGATACTTTAATTCATGATCCGTTATACGAGGGAAGATTGCGATATTTAAATGAACTTAACAGGATGGGCGCAGATATTGCAGTTTTGGACCCCCATAGAGCGATTGTAAGAGGGCAGGTTACCTTGAAAGGTACAAAAATGAAAAATTATGATTTGCGTTCAGGCGCAGCACTTTTGATAGCAGCTTTAATAGCAGAGGGTGAAAGTACAATCGATAATATATATCAAATTGACAGAGGATATGAAAAAATAGAAGAGAGGTTAAAGAAAGTAGGAGCTGATATAAAAAGAATAGAAATTAATAAAAAATAA
- a CDS encoding sigma factor-like helix-turn-helix DNA-binding protein → MLNVEKYKNTIDGILKELPERSQDVLSRRIGFGGNKETLEKIGKNYNITRERVRQIENKAVEAIQRSKKYTNLKEPFLKVKNFIDLNGGLKKEDILEILLTPKPEERPYLYFLLKIGNPFFYQPDSPDLYSFWKTKDNAPDYAKIISDYLVKMMEKEKRLFNKEELIELSYKEAPGIIKIKIPKNYIASYIEVTKKIEENPFGEFGPAYWPEVTPKGIRDEAYLVLKKEGNPMHFGDLAKIIEENLQRPVNKNTLHNELIKNEKFVLVGRGIYALREWGYEDGTVRDIIEKILDARGSLEKNEILKEVQKRRLVKETTIILNLQYFNKDNKGRYVL, encoded by the coding sequence ATGTTAAATGTTGAAAAATACAAAAATACTATAGACGGCATCTTAAAAGAACTGCCAGAAAGAAGCCAAGATGTATTATCAAGAAGGATTGGCTTTGGTGGTAATAAAGAAACGTTGGAAAAGATAGGTAAAAATTATAATATAACGAGAGAAAGAGTAAGGCAAATAGAAAATAAGGCAGTTGAAGCAATTCAAAGATCAAAAAAATACACCAACTTAAAAGAACCGTTTTTGAAGGTAAAAAATTTTATTGACTTAAATGGCGGACTTAAAAAAGAAGACATTCTTGAGATTTTACTTACTCCAAAACCAGAAGAAAGACCATATCTCTATTTTTTATTGAAGATTGGTAATCCTTTTTTCTACCAGCCAGATTCTCCGGATCTTTATTCTTTCTGGAAAACAAAAGATAATGCACCAGACTATGCCAAAATTATAAGCGACTATCTTGTAAAAATGATGGAGAAAGAAAAAAGATTATTTAATAAAGAAGAATTAATAGAACTTTCTTATAAAGAAGCTCCGGGAATAATAAAAATAAAAATACCAAAAAATTATATTGCTTCCTATATTGAAGTTACAAAAAAAATCGAAGAAAATCCTTTTGGAGAATTCGGACCCGCTTATTGGCCAGAAGTTACCCCAAAAGGAATTAGAGATGAAGCTTATCTTGTTTTAAAGAAAGAAGGAAACCCAATGCACTTTGGGGACCTTGCAAAAATAATTGAAGAAAATCTTCAAAGACCCGTTAACAAAAACACTCTCCATAATGAATTAATTAAAAATGAAAAATTTGTCCTTGTGGGAAGAGGAATTTATGCTCTAAGAGAATGGGGCTATGAAGACGGCACAGTAAGAGATATAATTGAAAAAATTTTAGACGCAAGGGGATCGCTTGAGAAAAATGAAATATTAAAAGAGGTTCAAAAAAGAAGATTAGTTAAAGAAACTACAATTATATTAAACCTCCAATATTTCAATAAGGACAATAAGGGTAGATACGTTTTGTAA